The genomic region CCTGGCCGCCGGCGATGGTGACGCCGTACTTGTTCTTGAGGATGCTGACGACCTTCTTGCCGTCGATGCCGTCGGGCACCCACGCCGGCGTCACGGCGCTGCCGCGACCCTCGGGCGGAGCGAAGAGCCTCAGGCCGAGCGCCTCACAGCCGCGGCGCGTGGCCTCGGCGAGCTGGGAGTGCCGGGCGATCGTGTTCTCGATGCCCTCCTCGCGGATCATCTTGAGCGACTCGTTGAGGCCGAGCACGAGCGTGACGGCCGGAGTGAACGGCGTCGTGTCCTTGGCGACGTTCTTCTGATAGCTCATCCAGTCGAAGTAGAACTTGGGAAGCGTGGAGCGCTCGTAGGCCTTCCACGCCTTCTTGGAGACGGTACAGGCAGCCAGACCCGGCGGAAGCATGAGCCCCTTCTGCGAGCCGGTCATGACGACGTCCAGGCCCCACTCGTCGGTCTTGCACTCGACGGCACCGATGCCGGTGATCGAGTCGACGATGAGCACGACATCTTCCATCGGTCCCACGATCTCGCCGATCGCCTTGACGTCGTTGAGCACACCGCTGGAGGTCTCGGACTGCGTCACGATGACGCCGCGCGCCTCGGGGTGCGCCTCAAGCGCCGCCGCGATGTCGGCCGGACGAACGACCTCGGTCCAGCCGTACGCGAGATCGACGACGGTCAGACCGTAGGTCTCGGCGATCTTCTTCTGGCGGTCACCGAACTTGCCGTTGCGGCACACGATGACCGTGTCTCCCGCCGAGAAGCAGTTCACGATCGCGGCTTCCATGACGCCCGTGCCGGAGCACGCGAACAGGAGCACGTCACCTTCGGTCTGGAAGACGTACTTCAGGCCGTTGATGGACTCGGCGAACGCCGCCGAGAAGTCTGGCGTGCGGTGGTGGATGATCGGTGCGGCCATGGTGAGCATGACCTCGGCGGGTACGGGGGTCGGACCCGGCGTCATCAGGTACTTCTTCTGCATGTACGCGCTCCTATCGGTTCCAGGCATCTGATCTCGGTCCATGGTGCGGGTTGAAGCATCGTGCGAGCGCAGCGAGTCGGGCACGACCCGAAGCGAACATCCCGCAGCGGGGGCGGACGCCGTAGGCGTCAGGGCCCCGCGAGGACGTGAGCGCAGGGTTGCGCCCGCCTCGCGTCCCTACGCGTCCTTCTTAATCCACGAGAACATGCTCCGAAGCTCCGAGCCGACTTCCTCGACGTACGCGTCGGCATGGATGCGGCGCATCGACTTGAACCACGGCTGGCCGGCCTTGTTCTCCAGGATCCAGTCGCGAGCGAAGCCACCGTTCTGGATGTTCCACAGCGCCTCGGCCATCGCGTCCTTGGTGTCGTCGGTGATGATCTTGGGGCCGGTGTAGTAGTCGCCGTACTCGGCGGTGTTGGAGATGGAGTCGCGCATCTTGGCCATGCCGCCCTCGAACATGAGGTCGACGATGAGCTTGACCTCGTGCAGGCACTCGAAGTACGCGATCTCGGGCTGGTAACCCGCCTCGACAAGCGTGTCGAAACCCGCCTGGATGAGATGGGTCAGACCGCCGCAGAGCACGACCTGCTCGCCGAAGAGATCGGTCTCGGTCTCCTCGGAGAAGGTGGTCACGATGATGCCGGCACGAGCCCCGCCGATGCCCCATGCGTACGACTTCGCGAGGTCCCACGCGCCGCCGGTCGCGTCCTGATGGACGGCGATGACGTTGGGTACGCCGGAGCCCTCGGTGTAGACGCGGCGGACCATGTGGCCCGGGCCCTTGGGGGCGATCATGATGACATCGACGCCCTCGGGAGCCTCGATCGCATCGAAGCGGATGTTGAAGCCGTGCGCGAAGGCAAGTGCCTTGCCCGGCGTCATCGACTCGTGGATCTCGCTGTAGTAGATGTGCGCCTGCAGCTCGTCGGGCGCGAGGATCATGATGAGGTCGGCCTCAGCGGCGGCCTCGCGGACGGTCGCGACCTTCAGACCGGCCTCCTTGGCCTTGTCCCAGTTCTTCGAGCCGGCGCGCAGACCGACGCGAACGTCGACGCCTGAGTCGTGCAGGTTGAGCGCGTGCGCGTGACCCTGGCTGCCGTAGCCGATAACGGCCACCTTCTTGCCCTTGATGATTGCCGGGTCGCAGTCCTTCTCGTAGAAGATCGTTGCCATGTGCGGTGTGCCTCCCAATGTCGGTCGTGCGTGATCGGATGTGTATGCAGGTAGGTGTATGTCAGCGCGCTTCTGAGTCCCGCGATCCGCGGGCCAGCGCGATCTTGCCGGTTCGTGCGAGTTCCTTGATGCCGTACGCGCGGAAGAGGTCCTCCATCGCCTGGAGCTTATCGGTGGAGCC from Coriobacteriia bacterium harbors:
- a CDS encoding alanine--glyoxylate aminotransferase family protein, encoding MQKKYLMTPGPTPVPAEVMLTMAAPIIHHRTPDFSAAFAESINGLKYVFQTEGDVLLFACSGTGVMEAAIVNCFSAGDTVIVCRNGKFGDRQKKIAETYGLTVVDLAYGWTEVVRPADIAAALEAHPEARGVIVTQSETSSGVLNDVKAIGEIVGPMEDVVLIVDSITGIGAVECKTDEWGLDVVMTGSQKGLMLPPGLAACTVSKKAWKAYERSTLPKFYFDWMSYQKNVAKDTTPFTPAVTLVLGLNESLKMIREEGIENTIARHSQLAEATRRGCEALGLRLFAPPEGRGSAVTPAWVPDGIDGKKVVSILKNKYGVTIAGGQDDYVGKIIRIGHLGYFGQFDIITTLTALEMTLAELGYEFTRGAGVVAAESVFMEG
- the ilvC gene encoding ketol-acid reductoisomerase, with amino-acid sequence MATIFYEKDCDPAIIKGKKVAVIGYGSQGHAHALNLHDSGVDVRVGLRAGSKNWDKAKEAGLKVATVREAAAEADLIMILAPDELQAHIYYSEIHESMTPGKALAFAHGFNIRFDAIEAPEGVDVIMIAPKGPGHMVRRVYTEGSGVPNVIAVHQDATGGAWDLAKSYAWGIGGARAGIIVTTFSEETETDLFGEQVVLCGGLTHLIQAGFDTLVEAGYQPEIAYFECLHEVKLIVDLMFEGGMAKMRDSISNTAEYGDYYTGPKIITDDTKDAMAEALWNIQNGGFARDWILENKAGQPWFKSMRRIHADAYVEEVGSELRSMFSWIKKDA